The following are encoded together in the Lactuca sativa cultivar Salinas chromosome 1, Lsat_Salinas_v11, whole genome shotgun sequence genome:
- the LOC111901830 gene encoding pheophytinase, chloroplastic — protein MEIISSHSTPCYHLATLRHNFPEKTLDSHSLPSKFSRRRKHKFLHTSLPSTFRLNNYKTVRKSTPLNTLKSAEGVINGDETLENVTKRRQPNVSIPKVVIPGLPDDSKGDVSAPVRSGEWEWKPKFKIHYERSGSRNLDSPQILFLPGFGVGSFHYEKQLKDLGKDYGVWAMDFLGQGMSLPCEDPTQSNGDLEIGRNSMWGFGDETEPWADDLVYSIDLWQEQVRYFIEEVIKEPVYIVGNSLGGYVALYFAACNPNLVKGVTLLNATPFWGFFPNPIRSPKLSQLFPSTGTFPLPPRVKKIIEIVWEKIRDPRTIGEILKQVYADHSTNVDKVFSRILEITEHPAALASFASIMLAPQGEVSFGEALSRCKIHGIPICLMYGKEDPWVRPIWGLQVKRQLPDAPYYQISPAGHCPHDEVPEVVNYLLRGWIKNLESQGFIALPLLDDESGRYDVAKDLEYVRDGTKKSVRVWFYGSEFSMWSKFSSFVNTQIQDLSFKLR, from the exons ATGGAGATCATATCCAGTCATTCAACGCCATGTTATCATCTTGCAACTTTACGACATAATTTTCccgagaaaaccctagattctcATTCTCTCCCATCGAAGTTTTCAAGAAGAAGAAAACATAAATTTCTTCATACTTCTCTTCCATCTACCTTTCGCCTAAACAATTACAAAACTGTTCGTAAATCTACACCATTAAACACTCTGAAAAGCGCTGAAGGTGTTATCAATGGTGACGAAACCCTAGAAAACGTAACGAAAAGAAGGCAACCAAATGTTTCAATACCCAAAGTTGTAATCCCAGGATTACCAGATGATTCAAAAGGCGATGTTAGTGCTCCTGTTAGGAGTGGTGAATGGGAATGGAAGCCTAAGTTTAAAATCCATTATGAAAGATCGGGATCTAGAAACTTGGATTCACCTCAGATTCTTTTTCTTCCTGGATTTGGTGTGGGATCTTTTCATTATGAAAAACAGTTGAAGGATCTTGGAAAGGATTATGGTGTTTGGGCGATGGATTTTCTAGGTCAGGGTATGTCATTGCCGTGTGAGGATCCTACTCAGAGTAATGGTGATTTAGAAATTGGTAGAAATTCTATGTGGGGTTTTGGAGATGAAACTGAACCTTGGGCAGATGATCTTGTTTATTCTATTGATTTGTGGCAAGAACAAGTTCGGTATTTTATAGAAGAG GTCATCAAGGAACCCGTTTACATAGTGGGAAATTCACTTGGTGGATATGTCGCACTTTACTTTGCAGCATGTAACCCTAATTTAGTAAAAGGCGTTACACTACTCAACGCAACACCATTTTGGGGATTTTTCCCAAACCCTATAAGATCTCCAAAACTTTCACAATTATTCCCATCAACTGGCACTTTTCCTCTTCCTCCACGTGTCAAAAAAATCATAGAAATTGT tTGGGAGAAAATAAGGGATCCTAGAACTATTGGGGAGATATTGAAGCAAGTTTATGCGGATCATTCTACAAATGTGGATAAGGTGTTTTCTCGGATACTTGAAATAACAGAACATCCAGCAGCTCTTGCATCGTTTGCATCTATAATGTTGGCTCCTCAAGGAGAAGTATCTTTTGGAGAGGCTTTATCTAG GTGTAAAATTCATGGCATACCCATATGCCTTATGTATGGAAAAGAAGATCCATGGGTTAGACCCATTTGGGGTCTACAAGTGAAGAGGCAATTGCCTGATGCTCCTTATTACCAAATTAGCCCTGCAGGACATTGCCCTCATGATGAAGTTCCTGAG GTTGTGAATTATTTATTACGCGGTTGGATAAAAAACTTGGAGTCACAAGGTTTTATTGCATTGCCTTTACTTGATGATGAAAGCGGTCGATATGATGTTGCCAAAGATTTAGAATACGTGAGAGACGGAACCAAAAAATCAGTGAGGGTGTGGTTTTATGGGTCCGAGTTTTCAATGTGGAGCAAGTTTAGTTCTTTTGTTAATACACAAATACAAGATTTGTCTTTTAAGTTGAGGTGA